The following are encoded in a window of Amycolatopsis lexingtonensis genomic DNA:
- a CDS encoding MCE family protein, whose translation MRSFVPSLIKLVVFAVVTVLFTGILAATIANTNFGETSGYLAKFTDASGLKEGDDVRIAGVKVGQVDAIEVVEGERNLAQVRFDVEHAYRLPETVTATIKYRNLVGQRYLALGTDVPGQKALEDGGTIPPERTKPALNLTVLFNGFKPLFKALSPKDVNQLSAEIISVFQGEGGTITSLLQHTASLTTAIASKDQVIGQVIANLNTVLGTVNAHGPQLGDLIEQTQKLVSGLAEQRKPIGDAVSALGDLAVSTTGLLADARPALKDDVAQLGVLSQNLGDSGQLLNHLLEVLPGNLQKFTRTLSYGSWFNYYLCGITGTIGISSLDITLPIVPIPGTQRAERCGP comes from the coding sequence GTGAGGAGCTTCGTCCCCTCCCTGATCAAGCTCGTGGTCTTCGCCGTCGTCACCGTGCTGTTCACCGGGATCCTCGCGGCCACCATCGCGAACACGAACTTCGGCGAGACGTCCGGCTACCTGGCGAAGTTCACCGACGCGTCCGGGCTCAAGGAAGGCGACGACGTCCGCATCGCCGGGGTCAAGGTCGGGCAGGTCGACGCGATCGAGGTGGTCGAGGGCGAGCGCAACCTGGCGCAGGTGCGGTTCGACGTCGAGCACGCCTACCGGCTGCCGGAGACGGTGACCGCGACGATCAAGTACCGCAACCTGGTCGGCCAGCGCTACCTCGCGCTCGGCACCGACGTCCCGGGGCAGAAGGCGCTGGAAGACGGCGGCACGATCCCGCCCGAGCGCACCAAGCCCGCGCTCAACCTCACCGTGCTGTTCAACGGGTTCAAGCCGCTGTTCAAGGCGTTGAGCCCCAAGGACGTCAACCAGCTCTCGGCCGAGATCATCAGCGTCTTCCAGGGCGAGGGCGGCACGATCACCAGCCTGCTGCAGCACACGGCGTCCCTGACGACGGCGATCGCGAGCAAGGACCAGGTGATCGGCCAGGTCATCGCGAACCTCAACACCGTCCTCGGCACGGTCAACGCCCACGGCCCGCAGCTCGGCGACCTCATCGAGCAGACGCAGAAGCTGGTCAGCGGCCTGGCCGAGCAGCGCAAGCCGATCGGCGACGCGGTGAGCGCGCTCGGCGACCTCGCGGTGTCCACGACCGGCCTGCTGGCGGACGCGCGCCCGGCGCTCAAGGACGACGTCGCCCAGCTCGGCGTGCTGTCGCAGAACCTCGGCGACTCCGGCCAGCTGCTCAACCACCTCCTCGAGGTGCTGCCGGGCAACCTGCAGAAGTTCACCCGGACGCTGAGCTACGGCAGCTGGTTCAACTACTACCTGTGCGGGATCACCGGCACCATCGGCATTTCCTCGCTCGACATCACCCTGCCGATCGTCCCGATCCCCGGCACGCAGCGCGCGGAGAGGTGTGGTCCGTGA
- a CDS encoding MCE family protein translates to MRRELWQRLRYQVLGLAFLLVAALFIAFTLAVYNKAFTPVTLVKLETDRVGSQLRTGGDVKVRGMLVGEVRSVQAKGDHAELELALDPGKTHVIPKNVSARLLPKTLFGERYVALQLPETSEGPIKAGDVIPQDRSSAAIELQKVLDDVMPLLQAVQPEKLSSTLTAVSTALEGRGKQLGQTLVQLSDYLGKLNPSLPDVKADITGLANVADTYDKAAPDLLEALSDLTTTSRTIVDQRAQLSDLYATVTAASVDLTNFLQVNKDNLIRLTTAIQPTLDVLAKYAPEYPCLMRQLAESVPRAELAFGKGTAHPEVSRVTIEFAASRGKYLPGVDEPKYEDKRGPRCYPSVPHPGVWPQYPPDGAIKDGSTKPPPPKYPPEELPAGGGAIGGNGTIVGSAYENDLIDLLASPALGTAPGDVPGWAGLLVGPLYRGAEVELK, encoded by the coding sequence ATGAGGCGCGAGCTCTGGCAGCGGCTCCGGTACCAGGTGCTGGGGCTCGCCTTCCTGCTCGTGGCCGCGTTGTTCATCGCGTTCACGCTCGCCGTCTACAACAAGGCGTTCACGCCGGTGACGCTCGTGAAGCTGGAGACCGACCGGGTCGGCAGCCAGCTGCGCACGGGCGGCGACGTCAAGGTCCGCGGCATGCTCGTCGGCGAAGTCCGCTCGGTGCAGGCCAAGGGCGACCACGCCGAGCTGGAGCTGGCCCTCGACCCGGGCAAGACGCACGTCATCCCGAAGAACGTCTCCGCGCGGCTGCTGCCCAAGACCCTGTTCGGCGAGCGGTACGTCGCCCTGCAGCTGCCCGAGACCTCCGAAGGCCCGATCAAAGCCGGCGACGTCATCCCGCAGGACCGCAGCAGCGCCGCGATCGAGCTGCAGAAGGTCCTCGACGACGTGATGCCGCTGCTGCAGGCCGTCCAGCCGGAGAAGCTGTCGAGCACGCTGACGGCGGTGTCGACCGCGCTCGAGGGCCGCGGCAAGCAGCTCGGCCAGACCCTCGTGCAGCTGAGCGACTACCTCGGCAAGCTGAACCCGTCGCTGCCGGACGTGAAGGCTGACATCACCGGGCTGGCGAACGTCGCGGACACCTACGACAAGGCGGCGCCCGACCTGCTCGAAGCGCTGTCCGACCTGACGACGACGAGCCGCACGATCGTCGACCAGCGCGCGCAGCTGAGCGACCTCTACGCCACCGTCACCGCGGCTTCGGTGGACCTGACGAACTTCCTGCAGGTCAACAAGGACAACCTGATCCGGCTCACCACGGCGATCCAGCCGACGCTCGACGTCCTGGCGAAGTACGCGCCCGAGTACCCGTGCCTGATGCGGCAGCTCGCGGAGTCGGTCCCGCGCGCGGAGCTGGCGTTCGGCAAGGGCACCGCGCACCCCGAGGTCAGCCGGGTCACCATCGAGTTCGCCGCCAGCCGCGGCAAGTACCTCCCCGGCGTCGACGAGCCGAAGTACGAGGACAAGCGCGGGCCGCGCTGCTACCCGAGCGTCCCGCACCCCGGGGTGTGGCCGCAGTACCCGCCGGACGGCGCGATCAAGGACGGCTCCACCAAGCCCCCGCCGCCGAAGTACCCGCCCGAGGAGCTGCCCGCCGGCGGTGGCGCGATCGGCGGGAACGGCACGATCGTCGGCTCGGCCTACGAGAACGACCTGATCGACCTGCTCGCCTCGCCCGCGCTCGGCACCGCGCCGGGTGACGTGCCCGGCTGGGCAGGCCTGCTCGTCGGGCCGCTGTACCGCGGGGCGGAGGTGGAGCTGAAGTGA
- a CDS encoding MlaE family ABC transporter permease, with protein sequence MTAEPLDTTDRTLEYIARPGQSLEGLGKQLAFAAKALAWSPRTIRRYSRETLRLLTEVCFGTGGLAVIGGTLGVMIGMTLFTGLIVGLQGYSALNQLGTAALTGFISAYFNTREVAPLSAGLALSATVGCGFTAQLGAMRISEEIDALEVMGVPSMPYLVTTRVLAGVAAVIPLYAVGLLSSYLASRQITIWLYGQSAGTYDHYFTLFLPPGDVLWSFGKVIVFSVLVILSHCYYGFNASGGPAGVGVAVGRAVRTSIVLISVLDFFLSLAIWGANTTVRISG encoded by the coding sequence ATGACGGCGGAGCCCCTCGACACCACCGACCGGACGCTCGAGTACATCGCGCGCCCCGGCCAGAGCCTGGAAGGGCTCGGCAAGCAGCTCGCGTTCGCCGCGAAAGCGCTCGCCTGGTCGCCGCGCACGATCCGCCGCTACAGCCGGGAAACGCTGCGGCTGCTCACCGAAGTCTGCTTCGGCACCGGCGGTCTCGCCGTCATCGGCGGCACGCTCGGCGTGATGATCGGGATGACGCTCTTCACCGGTCTCATCGTGGGCCTGCAGGGCTATTCCGCGCTGAACCAGCTCGGCACGGCCGCGCTCACCGGGTTCATCTCCGCCTACTTCAACACCCGCGAGGTCGCGCCGCTGTCGGCCGGGCTCGCATTGAGCGCGACCGTCGGCTGCGGCTTCACCGCCCAGCTCGGCGCGATGCGCATCTCCGAGGAGATCGACGCGCTCGAAGTCATGGGCGTGCCGAGCATGCCGTACCTGGTGACCACGCGGGTGCTCGCCGGCGTCGCCGCGGTGATCCCGCTGTACGCGGTCGGCCTGCTCTCCAGCTACCTCGCGTCCCGCCAGATCACCATCTGGCTCTACGGCCAGTCCGCGGGCACCTACGACCACTACTTCACGCTGTTCCTGCCACCCGGCGACGTCCTCTGGTCGTTCGGGAAGGTGATCGTCTTCAGCGTGCTCGTGATCCTGTCCCATTGTTATTACGGCTTCAACGCGAGCGGCGGCCCGGCGGGCGTCGGCGTCGCGGTGGGCCGCGCGGTGCGGACGTCGATCGTGCTGATCTCGGTGCTGGACTTCTTCTTGTCGCTGGCGATCTGGGGCGCGAACACGACGGTGAGGATCTCCGGATGA
- a CDS encoding MlaE family ABC transporter permease, translating to MSESTGTLPGTAALTQVGRLATLSWEVLRAIFKRPFQFREWIQQCWFFASVTILPTALVAIPFGAVIALQLGSLTAQIGAQSFTGAASALAIVQQASPLITALLVAGAGGSAVCADIGARKIREEIDAMEVLGVNPIQRLIVPRVLAAMVVSVLLNGLVSVVGVLGGYFFNVVLQGGTPGAYLASFNALAQVPDLWVSEIKALLYGFVAGVVAAFRGLNPAGGPKGVGDAVNQAVVITFLLLFLINVVLTAIYLRIVPPKAM from the coding sequence GTGAGCGAAAGTACCGGCACGCTCCCGGGAACCGCGGCCCTGACCCAGGTCGGGCGGCTCGCGACCCTCTCGTGGGAGGTCCTGCGCGCGATCTTCAAACGCCCCTTCCAGTTCCGCGAGTGGATCCAGCAGTGCTGGTTCTTCGCCAGCGTCACGATCCTGCCCACCGCGCTGGTGGCCATCCCGTTCGGCGCGGTCATCGCACTCCAGCTCGGCTCGCTGACCGCGCAGATCGGCGCCCAGTCGTTCACCGGCGCGGCCAGCGCGCTGGCCATCGTGCAGCAGGCGAGCCCGCTGATCACGGCGTTGCTCGTCGCGGGCGCCGGCGGCAGCGCGGTGTGCGCGGACATCGGCGCGCGCAAGATCCGCGAAGAGATCGACGCCATGGAAGTGCTGGGCGTCAACCCGATCCAGCGCCTCATCGTGCCGCGGGTGCTCGCCGCGATGGTCGTTTCGGTGCTCCTCAACGGCTTGGTCAGCGTCGTCGGCGTACTCGGCGGCTACTTCTTCAACGTCGTCCTGCAGGGCGGCACGCCCGGCGCGTACCTGGCCAGCTTCAACGCCCTCGCCCAGGTGCCGGACCTGTGGGTCAGCGAGATCAAGGCGCTGCTGTACGGCTTCGTCGCCGGGGTCGTCGCGGCGTTCCGCGGGCTGAACCCGGCGGGCGGGCCGAAGGGCGTCGGCGACGCGGTCAACCAGGCCGTCGTCATCACGTTCCTGCTGCTGTTCCTCATCAACGTCGTGCTCACCGCGATCTACCTGCGGATCGTCCCGCCGAAGGCCATGTGA
- a CDS encoding glucose 1-dehydrogenase, giving the protein MRLDGKIAIVTGAARGQGEAAARAFVAEGAKVLVADILDDEGKQLAAELGESAVYQHLDVGSEDDWAAAVERVRTEFGAPNVLVNNAGILHFSELGKTTLADYERVIRVNQIGAFLGMRSVVEPMTAAGGGSIVNVSSVEGLAGMPYLVAYTASKFAIRGMTKVAAMELGKKHIRVNSVHPGAIDTQMVSTAAGGQKVDMSYVGKKVALGRVGQPEDIAKLVLFLASDESAYCTGAEFVADGGATASHALNF; this is encoded by the coding sequence TTGAGGCTGGACGGGAAGATCGCCATCGTCACCGGGGCCGCGCGCGGCCAGGGCGAGGCCGCGGCCCGCGCGTTCGTCGCCGAGGGCGCGAAGGTGCTGGTCGCCGACATCCTGGACGACGAGGGCAAGCAGCTCGCCGCCGAACTCGGCGAGAGCGCCGTCTACCAGCACCTCGACGTCGGCAGCGAGGACGACTGGGCCGCCGCCGTCGAGCGCGTGCGCACCGAGTTCGGCGCGCCGAACGTGCTGGTCAACAACGCGGGCATCCTGCACTTCTCCGAGCTGGGCAAGACGACGCTGGCCGATTACGAACGCGTGATCCGGGTGAACCAGATCGGGGCGTTTCTCGGGATGCGCTCGGTCGTTGAACCGATGACCGCCGCCGGCGGTGGCTCCATCGTCAACGTGTCCTCTGTGGAGGGTCTGGCCGGGATGCCGTACCTCGTCGCCTACACCGCGAGCAAGTTCGCCATCCGCGGGATGACCAAGGTCGCGGCGATGGAACTCGGCAAGAAGCACATCCGGGTCAACTCCGTGCACCCCGGCGCGATCGATACCCAGATGGTTTCGACCGCGGCCGGCGGCCAGAAAGTCGACATGTCCTACGTCGGCAAGAAGGTCGCCCTCGGCCGGGTCGGGCAGCCGGAAGACATCGCGAAGCTGGTGCTGTTCCTGGCCAGTGACGAAAGCGCCTACTGCACCGGGGCGGAGTTCGTCGCGGACGGCGGAGCCACGGCCTCGCACGCCCTGAACTTCTGA
- a CDS encoding 3-oxoacyl-ACP reductase, with the protein MSLTGRTAIVTGAAAGLGRAEALALAARGATVVVNDIGEPKDVVEEIEAAGGKAVAVAGDVGERATADALTQAALDLGGLDIVVNNAGVLRDKMLFSMSDDDWDTVLRVHLRGHFLLSRNAAKHWRDRSKADGKPVYGRLVNTASEAFLIGSPGQPNYAAAKAGITALTMSAARGLAKYGVRANAICPRARTAMTEGVFGAAPAEGADPLSVEHVAPFVAYLASPAAEHVNGQVFVVHGGTVSLVEAPRIERRWSLDELETSVSAFFAERDPGRMFAATEILEES; encoded by the coding sequence GTGAGCCTTACCGGCAGGACAGCGATCGTCACGGGCGCCGCCGCGGGGCTGGGCCGGGCCGAGGCGCTCGCGCTGGCCGCCCGCGGCGCCACCGTCGTCGTCAACGACATCGGCGAACCGAAAGACGTCGTCGAAGAGATCGAAGCGGCGGGCGGCAAGGCCGTCGCGGTCGCCGGCGACGTGGGGGAGCGGGCCACGGCCGACGCGCTCACGCAGGCCGCGCTCGACCTCGGCGGGCTGGACATCGTGGTCAACAACGCCGGCGTGCTGCGCGACAAGATGCTCTTCTCGATGTCCGACGACGACTGGGACACCGTGCTGCGCGTCCACCTGCGCGGGCACTTCCTGTTGTCCCGCAACGCCGCGAAGCACTGGCGCGACCGGTCCAAAGCGGACGGCAAGCCGGTGTACGGCCGGCTGGTCAACACGGCGTCGGAGGCGTTCCTGATCGGCTCACCCGGTCAGCCCAACTACGCCGCGGCGAAAGCGGGCATCACCGCGCTCACCATGTCGGCGGCCCGCGGCCTCGCCAAGTACGGCGTCCGCGCCAACGCGATCTGCCCGCGCGCGCGGACGGCGATGACCGAGGGCGTGTTCGGCGCCGCCCCTGCCGAAGGCGCCGATCCGCTCTCGGTCGAGCACGTCGCCCCCTTCGTCGCCTACCTCGCCTCGCCGGCCGCCGAGCACGTCAACGGCCAGGTGTTCGTGGTCCACGGCGGCACGGTTTCCCTGGTCGAAGCCCCGCGCATCGAGCGGCGCTGGAGCCTGGACGAGCTCGAGACGTCGGTCAGCGCGTTCTTCGCCGAGCGCGATCCCGGCCGGATGTTCGCCGCCACCGAAATCCTGGAGGAGTCTTGA
- a CDS encoding ferredoxin yields the protein MEIGVDRLACEANAVCVGFAPDVFDLDDDENLVIQPGPVPADQVERVSDAVKGCPKNALFIVG from the coding sequence ATGGAGATCGGCGTTGATCGGCTGGCGTGCGAGGCGAACGCGGTGTGCGTGGGCTTCGCGCCGGACGTGTTCGACCTCGACGACGACGAGAACCTGGTGATCCAGCCGGGCCCGGTGCCTGCCGATCAGGTAGAACGTGTTTCCGATGCGGTCAAGGGCTGTCCGAAGAATGCCCTGTTCATCGTCGGTTAG
- a CDS encoding acyl-CoA dehydrogenase family protein: MRIDYTPEQRALAVELREYFAELMTPERRDGLRSGGGEYGDGAAYKEVVRQLGKDGWLALGWPKEYGGQGRPMLDQLIFTDEAAVAGVPVPFLTVNTVGPTIMRYGTDEQKAFYLPKIAAGELHFSIGYSEPEAGTDLASLKTRAVRDGDEYVVTGQKMWTSLIEYADYVWLAVRTDPEAKKHRGLSMLIVPTSSPGFSWTKVHTVAGAGTSATYYDGVRVPVSARVAEENAGWPLITNQLNHERVALTSAAPVRKALSDVLAWAKETGAIEQEWVRLHLARVHTGAEYLKLRNWRIAWAAAASELGPAEASATKVYGTEFAIEAYRLLMEVLGAAAVVREGSPGALLAGRIERLHRSALILTFGGGTNEIQRDMIAATALGLPVTR; encoded by the coding sequence GTGCGGATCGACTACACGCCGGAGCAGCGCGCGCTGGCCGTCGAACTTCGGGAGTACTTCGCCGAGCTCATGACGCCCGAGCGTCGTGACGGCCTTCGCTCGGGCGGCGGCGAATACGGCGACGGCGCCGCCTACAAGGAGGTCGTGCGGCAGCTGGGCAAGGACGGCTGGCTCGCGCTGGGCTGGCCGAAGGAGTACGGCGGGCAGGGCAGGCCGATGCTCGACCAGCTCATCTTCACCGACGAAGCGGCCGTCGCCGGGGTGCCGGTGCCCTTCCTGACGGTGAACACCGTCGGGCCGACCATCATGCGCTACGGCACCGATGAGCAGAAGGCGTTCTACCTGCCGAAGATCGCGGCCGGCGAGCTGCACTTCTCGATCGGCTACTCCGAGCCGGAAGCCGGCACGGACCTGGCTTCGCTGAAGACGCGCGCGGTCCGCGACGGCGACGAATACGTCGTCACCGGGCAGAAGATGTGGACCAGCCTGATCGAGTACGCCGACTACGTCTGGCTGGCGGTGCGGACCGACCCGGAGGCGAAGAAGCACCGCGGGCTGTCGATGCTGATCGTGCCGACGTCTTCTCCCGGTTTCTCCTGGACCAAGGTGCACACGGTCGCGGGCGCAGGCACCAGCGCGACGTACTACGACGGCGTGCGCGTGCCGGTTTCGGCGCGCGTGGCCGAGGAGAACGCGGGCTGGCCGCTGATCACCAACCAGCTCAACCACGAGCGCGTCGCGCTGACGTCCGCGGCGCCGGTGCGCAAGGCGCTGTCCGACGTCCTGGCGTGGGCGAAGGAGACCGGCGCCATCGAGCAGGAATGGGTGCGGCTGCACCTCGCGCGGGTGCACACCGGCGCGGAGTACCTGAAGCTGCGGAACTGGCGGATCGCCTGGGCGGCCGCGGCGAGCGAGCTGGGCCCGGCGGAGGCGTCGGCGACGAAGGTGTACGGCACGGAGTTCGCGATCGAGGCCTACCGGCTGCTGATGGAGGTGCTCGGCGCGGCCGCCGTCGTCCGCGAAGGCTCGCCGGGCGCGCTGCTGGCCGGCCGGATCGAACGGCTGCACCGGTCGGCGCTCATCCTCACCTTCGGCGGCGGCACCAACGAAATCCAGCGGGACATGATCGCCGCGACCGCACTCGGCCTGCCCGTCACGCGCTAG
- a CDS encoding acyl-CoA dehydrogenase family protein has product MDFTPSEASADLAALSRRILADKATHDPHGTGGFDAPLWTALGQAGVLDAALPSSLGGGGFGLLEQCAVLTEIGRAVAAVPYLPSITMAASALAEFGTPELVDRWVLPVLRGERVLAVALSGFTAVGGKLSGSRSAVASGAFAHGFLVAASDEVFLVDAAAPGVSVRPQRTTDHADACLLELSDAPGVPLGDIGEWLRLRGTVGVCAQQLGVVERALELTAAYAAERKQFDHVIGGFQAVRQRLADAYVDVEAVRLTTLQAAWRLDSGLPATEAVATAKFWAAEAGHRVAHTTVHVHGGVGIDVDHVVHRYFTAAKRLEFELGSATSQLLALGDAL; this is encoded by the coding sequence ATGGACTTCACCCCTTCCGAAGCGTCGGCCGACCTCGCCGCGCTGAGCCGGCGGATCCTCGCCGACAAGGCCACCCACGACCCGCACGGCACCGGCGGCTTCGACGCTCCACTGTGGACGGCACTGGGCCAGGCGGGCGTCCTGGACGCGGCGCTGCCGTCGTCGCTGGGCGGCGGTGGGTTCGGACTGCTGGAGCAGTGCGCCGTGCTCACCGAGATCGGTCGCGCGGTGGCCGCGGTCCCCTACCTGCCGTCGATCACCATGGCGGCGTCGGCGCTGGCGGAGTTCGGCACGCCGGAACTGGTGGACCGCTGGGTGCTGCCGGTGCTGCGCGGCGAGCGCGTGCTGGCCGTGGCGTTGTCCGGGTTCACCGCGGTCGGCGGCAAGCTGTCCGGTTCGCGATCGGCCGTGGCGTCCGGCGCGTTCGCGCACGGGTTCCTGGTCGCCGCTTCGGACGAGGTCTTCCTGGTCGACGCGGCCGCGCCCGGGGTGTCCGTGCGGCCACAGCGGACGACCGACCACGCGGACGCCTGCCTGCTGGAGCTGTCCGACGCGCCCGGCGTCCCGCTGGGCGACATCGGCGAATGGCTGCGCCTGCGCGGAACCGTGGGCGTCTGCGCGCAGCAGCTCGGCGTCGTCGAACGGGCACTGGAGCTGACCGCGGCGTACGCGGCCGAGCGCAAGCAGTTCGACCACGTCATCGGCGGCTTCCAGGCGGTCCGCCAGCGCCTCGCGGACGCCTACGTCGACGTCGAAGCGGTTCGCCTGACGACCCTGCAGGCCGCGTGGCGGCTGGACTCGGGCCTCCCCGCGACGGAGGCGGTGGCGACGGCGAAGTTCTGGGCCGCGGAGGCGGGCCACCGGGTGGCGCACACGACGGTCCACGTCCACGGCGGCGTCGGCATCGACGTCGACCACGTGGTGCACCGCTACTTCACGGCGGCGAAGCGCCTGGAGTTCGAGCTCGGCTCGGCGACCTCCCAGCTGCTGGCTCTGGGCGACGCCCTCTAA
- a CDS encoding serine hydrolase domain-containing protein, whose translation MSPLTDVLTRHTSDLPGAVALVARGEHVEAAAVGSADTKHTVPMVRDSLFRIASLTKPITAAAVLLLVDEGELTLDDPVERWLPELASPMVVRTPSGPVDDVVPAVRPITVGDLLTFRCGYGLAADMTLPAVDLLLQVLGHPAAPPRGLTPDGWLAALAQVPLLHQPGEAWLYDTGSDLQGMLISRVTGRPLPEFLAEHLFEPLGMADTGFTVPTAALGRLTSAYRRGEEGLRLIDSPEGRWSTPPSFPSGSGGLVSTADDLLAFGRFLLAGGTVGDRRLLSARSVHAMTTDHLTPVQREAGREFLHGQGWGYGGSVDVDPRQPGEFAGRYGWVGGAGTAWHVVPSTGTVSVLLTQVELTSPDPTPLMREFWTYAA comes from the coding sequence ATGTCACCTCTCACCGACGTCCTGACCCGGCACACGAGCGACCTCCCCGGCGCCGTGGCCCTCGTCGCGCGCGGCGAGCACGTCGAAGCGGCGGCCGTCGGCTCGGCCGACACCAAGCACACCGTCCCGATGGTGCGGGACTCCCTGTTCCGCATCGCCTCGCTCACCAAGCCGATCACGGCCGCGGCCGTGCTGCTGCTCGTCGACGAAGGCGAACTCACCCTCGACGACCCGGTCGAGCGGTGGCTGCCGGAGCTCGCGTCACCGATGGTGGTGCGCACGCCAAGTGGCCCGGTCGACGACGTGGTGCCCGCCGTCCGGCCCATCACCGTGGGCGATCTGCTGACCTTCCGGTGCGGGTACGGGCTCGCGGCCGACATGACGCTGCCCGCCGTCGACCTGCTGCTGCAGGTGCTCGGTCACCCGGCGGCGCCGCCGCGCGGGCTCACGCCGGACGGGTGGCTGGCCGCGCTGGCGCAGGTGCCGCTGCTGCACCAGCCGGGCGAGGCGTGGCTCTACGACACCGGCTCGGACCTGCAGGGCATGCTGATCTCGCGGGTCACCGGCCGCCCGCTGCCGGAGTTCCTGGCGGAGCACCTGTTCGAGCCGCTCGGCATGGCCGACACCGGATTCACCGTGCCGACGGCGGCGCTGGGCCGGCTGACCAGCGCGTACCGCCGCGGCGAAGAGGGGCTCCGGCTGATCGACTCGCCGGAGGGCCGGTGGAGCACGCCGCCGTCGTTCCCGTCCGGGTCCGGCGGGCTCGTGTCGACGGCCGACGACCTGCTCGCGTTCGGCCGCTTCCTGCTGGCCGGCGGCACGGTGGGCGACCGGCGGCTGCTGTCGGCCCGGTCGGTGCACGCGATGACCACGGACCACCTGACGCCGGTGCAGCGGGAAGCCGGGCGGGAGTTCCTGCACGGCCAGGGCTGGGGCTACGGCGGTTCGGTGGACGTCGACCCGCGGCAACCCGGCGAGTTCGCGGGCCGCTACGGCTGGGTCGGCGGCGCGGGCACGGCGTGGCACGTCGTCCCGTCGACCGGCACGGTTTCGGTGCTGCTGACCCAGGTCGAGCTCACCAGCCCCGACCCGACCCCGCTGATGCGCGAGTTCTGGACGTACGCGGCTTAG